Proteins from one Rosa chinensis cultivar Old Blush chromosome 7, RchiOBHm-V2, whole genome shotgun sequence genomic window:
- the LOC112175702 gene encoding uncharacterized protein LOC112175702 isoform X2 produces MAKREYFWGIYKFRSILGATLHRNRASCTTYLSNGRQGHEVSAPTAVSNMFGHRGYSANNPLGLRLFSSTNNKPWTKLEQPLPATTSSRRTISNWVRWILGSLLSILIPVWTHKYWENLQMIEGEAEVVMEEVDNVAKVVERVATVAEKVSADVADKLPTNHTRLKEIALLIERVSELAAQDAQLTQDFIHKVDSLKQDLGDLKTLVEPVVDKIENYEFHGNYSPVSTKEQN; encoded by the exons ATGGCAAAAAGAGAGTATTTTTGGGGCATTTACAAATTCCGTAGCATTCTTGGAGCAACTCTTCATCGCAATAGAGCATCCTGCACTACCTACTTGTCTAATGGTCGTCAAGGACATGAGGTTTCTGCTCCGACAGCAGTATCAAATATGTTTGGGCATCGTGGTTATTCGGCGAATAATCCCTTAGGCTTGCGGTTATTTAGCAGCACCAACAACAAACCATGGACAAAACTTGAGCAACCACTGCCTGCTACAACTTCTTCTAGGCGCACCATCTCTAATTG GGTCAGATGGATTTTGGGCTCCCTTTTGTCAATTTTGATTCCTGTTTGGACGCACAAGTACTGGGAAAATCTGCAAATGATTGaag GGGAGGCAGAGGTGGTGATGGAAGAGGTTGACAATGTAGCAAAAGTCGTCGAAAGAGTGGCAACTGTGGCTGAGAAGGTGTCAGCCGATGTGGCTGATAAACTTCCAACTAATCATACAAGACTAAAAGAAATTGCTTTGCTGATTGAACGAGTATCCGAACTGGCTGCTCAAGATGCTCAACTAACACAAGATTTTATTCACAAG GTGGATTCACTGAAGCAAGACCTGGGAGACTTAAAGACACTGGTGGAGCCAGTTGTTGATAAGATAGAAAACTATGAATTTCATGGAAACTactctccagtttctacaaaagaacaaaattaa
- the LOC112175702 gene encoding uncharacterized protein LOC112175702 isoform X1, with product MAKREYFWGIYKFRSILGATLHRNRASCTTYLSNGRQGHEVSAPTAVSNMFGHRGYSANNPLGLRLFSSTNNKPWTKLEQPLPATTSSRRTISNWVRWILGSLLSILIPVWTHKYWENLQMIEVGNYGWMGVGEAEVVMEEVDNVAKVVERVATVAEKVSADVADKLPTNHTRLKEIALLIERVSELAAQDAQLTQDFIHKVDSLKQDLGDLKTLVEPVVDKIENYEFHGNYSPVSTKEQN from the exons ATGGCAAAAAGAGAGTATTTTTGGGGCATTTACAAATTCCGTAGCATTCTTGGAGCAACTCTTCATCGCAATAGAGCATCCTGCACTACCTACTTGTCTAATGGTCGTCAAGGACATGAGGTTTCTGCTCCGACAGCAGTATCAAATATGTTTGGGCATCGTGGTTATTCGGCGAATAATCCCTTAGGCTTGCGGTTATTTAGCAGCACCAACAACAAACCATGGACAAAACTTGAGCAACCACTGCCTGCTACAACTTCTTCTAGGCGCACCATCTCTAATTG GGTCAGATGGATTTTGGGCTCCCTTTTGTCAATTTTGATTCCTGTTTGGACGCACAAGTACTGGGAAAATCTGCAAATGATTGaag TGGGAAACTATGGATGGATGGGTGTAGGGGAGGCAGAGGTGGTGATGGAAGAGGTTGACAATGTAGCAAAAGTCGTCGAAAGAGTGGCAACTGTGGCTGAGAAGGTGTCAGCCGATGTGGCTGATAAACTTCCAACTAATCATACAAGACTAAAAGAAATTGCTTTGCTGATTGAACGAGTATCCGAACTGGCTGCTCAAGATGCTCAACTAACACAAGATTTTATTCACAAG GTGGATTCACTGAAGCAAGACCTGGGAGACTTAAAGACACTGGTGGAGCCAGTTGTTGATAAGATAGAAAACTATGAATTTCATGGAAACTactctccagtttctacaaaagaacaaaattaa